A stretch of the Bartonella henselae str. Houston-1 genome encodes the following:
- a CDS encoding cytochrome (ubi)quinol oxidase subunit III produces the protein MSATTMDNAHVDEHHHDSSSIMTFGFWVYILSDLILFSTLFSSFAVFSASYGGGKAGNEFIDLNFVLVETAILLLSSITYGFVMIQAHKGNIGGVRLWMTITFVLGLFFIGMEIYEFHELLKEVFYYDPGAYAGIDPATGLQLFGKEVLSAYWSAFFALVGTHGLHVSAGLLWMIVMFFHIHHCGLDQDNKTRLACLSIFWHLLDIVWVGVFTMVYLLGAL, from the coding sequence ATGAGTGCGACGACAATGGATAATGCTCACGTTGATGAGCATCATCACGACAGTAGCTCGATAATGACATTTGGTTTTTGGGTTTATATTCTTTCAGATTTGATCCTATTCTCGACACTTTTTTCAAGTTTTGCTGTTTTTTCTGCTTCTTATGGCGGAGGAAAAGCGGGCAATGAGTTTATTGATTTAAACTTTGTTTTGGTTGAAACCGCCATCTTGTTGCTTTCATCAATTACTTATGGGTTTGTAATGATTCAAGCGCATAAAGGTAATATCGGTGGTGTGCGTTTATGGATGACTATTACCTTTGTGCTTGGATTGTTCTTTATTGGAATGGAAATTTACGAATTTCATGAACTTTTGAAAGAGGTATTCTATTACGATCCTGGTGCTTATGCTGGTATTGATCCTGCAACAGGTTTACAGCTTTTTGGAAAAGAAGTTTTATCAGCTTATTGGTCAGCATTTTTTGCTTTGGTTGGTACGCACGGTCTTCATGTAAGTGCTGGTCTTCTCTGGATGATAGTGATGTTTTTTCATATCCATCATTGTGGCTTAGATCAGGATAATAAAACACGTTTGGCATGTCTTTCAATTTTCTGGCATTTACTCGATATTGTGTGGGTTGGTGTTTTCACAATGGTTTATCTTTTAGGAGCATTGTAA
- the cyoD gene encoding cytochrome o ubiquinol oxidase subunit IV — MSMHNETHNPSTSSYLVGFILAVFFTLGSFIPVMYGMMDSWAISTKVVYLIGMAIIQIIVQIIFFLHLNSGPDAKWNLSALWFAAICVFVIIGGTWWAISHLNYNMMGGSGRVVEPEISGGTNPSVSEQLSDIQEIEKHLSGKDISAQKAPAVQIPVEPVPGSEMPLGQAPTVQTPIEPIPGSEIPLEQAPAVQTPIEPVPGSEIPLGQAPAVQTPVELAPGAEMPME, encoded by the coding sequence ATGAGCATGCATAACGAAACACATAATCCCAGTACTAGTTCCTATTTAGTTGGCTTTATTCTGGCTGTATTTTTCACTTTAGGTTCTTTTATTCCTGTGATGTATGGAATGATGGACAGTTGGGCAATTAGCACAAAAGTTGTGTACCTTATTGGGATGGCAATTATTCAGATTATAGTGCAGATTATTTTCTTTTTGCATTTGAATTCTGGTCCGGATGCAAAATGGAATTTAAGCGCTTTGTGGTTTGCGGCCATCTGTGTTTTTGTTATTATTGGGGGTACTTGGTGGGCTATTTCACATTTGAATTATAATATGATGGGTGGTTCAGGACGTGTTGTTGAGCCGGAAATATCAGGAGGAACGAATCCTTCGGTGTCGGAGCAATTATCAGATATACAAGAAATAGAAAAGCATTTATCAGGTAAAGACATATCAGCACAGAAAGCGCCCGCTGTGCAGATACCTGTAGAGCCTGTACCAGGCTCTGAGATGCCTTTAGGGCAAGCGCCCACTGTGCAGACACCCATAGAGCCTATACCAGGCTCTGAGATACCTTTAGAACAAGCGCCTGCTGTGCAGACACCCATAGAGCCTGTACCAGGCTCTGAGATACCTTTAGGGCAAGCGCCCGCTGTACAGACACCTGTAGAGCTTGCACCAGGCGCTGAAATGCCCATGGAATAA